The DNA window GTGCTGGCGCGCGTTTTGACGTCCGAGGTCGAGGTCGTCGGGGTTGTCGAAATGGCGCGGATCCCGTCCGGCCGCAGCGCAGACCAGCATCAAGGTGGAGCCGGCCGGGACTTCCACGCCGCCGATGTTGGTGGGCACTTTCGTCAGCCGGAACGTCCCCTTGATCGGGCCTTCGAGTCGCAGCACCTCTTCGACGAAGTTTGGGATGAGACCGGGTTCGTCCCGGAGGCGCTGCTGCAATTGCGGGTCCTCGGCGATCCGCAGGAAAGCCGATCCTAGAAGATGAGCCGTGGTGCCGCTGCCGCCGATGAACAACGCCGATGCCAGCTGAAGGACATCTTCGATGGTTGGCGTCGATCCGTCCGGGAACGGGGCGGTGGCCATCCGCGTCAAGATGTCGTCGCGAGGATCGGCGCGCCGGTCTTCAATGTAGCGGGTGAACCGATCATGGACGAAAGAATGTGCATCCCTGGCGATCTCGCTCTTGATGCTGCCCAGCCCGCGGTCCCGGTGCTCGCCCAACATCTCGACGCGAAATTCAGGCCAGTCTTCTTCCGGGATACCCAACAATGTGCAGATGTTCATGAGCGCGTACGGGGCGGCGAACTCGTGCATGAGGTCGACCGCGCCGTTGTCGATGAACCGATCGATCTCCTGGTCCGCGAGGCCCCGCATGGCTTGCTCGGTCTCGCTGACGCGTCGGGGCGTGAAGTGTTGCCTCGTCAGTGCCCGGTGCCGGGTGTGCTGTGGCGGATCCATTGTCATGATCTCTTTACTCAGCGGCAACTGATCCCGGTACTGCTCGATCAGGTCCGCGACATCATCCCCCGCGAGTGAGACGGGAAAGCCGGGGAACGGACCGCCCGGAGCGATGCATGCCGACAACGAATCGCTGTCTGTGAAGGCGGCGGAAGCCTCGTCGTAGCCGGTGACCATCACCACGTCGTGGTGAGACTCCCGGTGTACTGGACATTTACTTCTGAGGTATTCGTAGTATGGCTGTGGGTCGCTGACGAGTTTTTCGTCACGGAAGAAGTCCACCGATTCGAAGTCGCGGCTCATAATCTCATCCTCTTGCCTCCGGGGGGTGAATTCAGCTGGAGCCGGTCTCGTCTACGGACTGGGCTCCCGAACGAATTGGATGTAGGCCGAACCGGAATCGGGGATCCTCGGCTGTTTGAAGATGTCCACGGCAAACGAGATCGTGGTGAGCGAATAGAGCAGCCACAGCAGACGAAGGGCGTCGTCAGGCAACTCTTTCAAGTCGAATTGGTCCAGGTACTCCATCGCCGCAGGCGCCCGCGGTACGAGCGCATCGTACAGCGCCTGCATATCGCCGATGGAGCTTGCGAGCCTCTTCTGGTAGCGGTCGTGATCCTTCTCAATCGACCAGTCCGCGAACGGCTCCAAATCAGCGAATTCGGTTGGGAATATTGCAGTCTCGGTCACCATCATCGGTTCACGTTCCTACCGTTGCCGTTTCCCGCCGAGTCGAGTTCCGCGCGGTATGCCGCCACGTCGTCGGTCACTACCTTATGCAGATGACGGATCAGCACCTCTTGGTCGTTGAGAAAGAACTCCCGGCGCGCGTTTGTCTCGATCATGCGCTGGGTCGCCGCGAGCGTGTTGGCGTCCTGGATCGCGAATTCACGCATGGTCGAAATGGTGTACTCCTGCGACAGACGCTCTGTCGCATTCCTGGGCGGCACGAAGTAGGCCGAGAACACGAACTTGTGCTCGTTCACGTCGGTCGGCCAGTAGTGATACGTGATGTACCAGTTCCGCGACCAGCACAAGATGACGAAGTTCGGGTATAGCTGCCAGGAATCGAGGCCCCAGTTGGGCAGCCGGGCCGGGTTGATGCCATCCCCAAGCGGTCCGATGTCGGGCACCGGGATTGGCCCGAAGAAGCCCCCCTTGAACAGCTCGTCCAGGGGTCGCGCGCTCCGGACGTTGGCGTTCGCGTTCTGGCCGCCCGAGGTGAAAAGCCGGTGTTTGCCGTACTTTCCGAAGAACGGGATCATGAACGGAACCTTGTCCACTCCGGTCGCGGGACCGGTCGGATTGTTCAGTTTCCCGTGCACATACGGGACGTGGTAGACCTCCTGGAACGCGTCCAGGAACAACTTCCAGTTCGCCTTGATGGTGGATTCCATCACATAGGTCTGCGTCATCTTCTCGAATGGATAGCTTTCGAGCTTGACCACGTCCGGGCCGAGGAATTCGCGTAGTGAGTGGCGCGGTTCCTTCTCGAGGTTGATGAAGATGAAGCCGGCCCACACCTCGAGGTGCACCTTGGGCAGACCAAGACGTTCGGGCTCGAGGTCGAAGAACTCCGCAGCGTTGTGGACATATTGGATCGATCCGTCCAACCCGTACCGCCAGCCGTGAAATTTGCAGGCGATCGCCCGGCACGTCCCTTTGGTCTCCTGGCCGGGAAACTCATCCCACACCAATTGATTGCCACGGTGCGAGCAGACGTTGTGGAACGCGCGGATCTCGTCGTCCATGCCTCTGATGATGAGCAGTGACGCGTTGAGGAATCTCAGCTCTTTGGTGAAGTAGCTCCCGCGTCTGGGTAGGTCCTCGACCCGTCCGATGTTGAGCCACGAGCGCCGGAAGACGGCTTCGGTTTCCAATTCGTAGAACTCACGCGAGAACGAATCCTCGTAGGCGATCGCTCCGGTGTCGAGGCCGAACGCTTCCGTCCAACTGCCGACAGGAGGCTTCTCGAAGGTCTCAATACCCTTGGCTTCAGCCTCAGTCAGACCCGAGATTTGCGCTGATGTCATGCCCAATGGTCCTTTCGCAACGCGCCATCCTGGCCCAGCATCCTGCTAAAGTATATCGTATATTTTCGCAGGTCAAGGCACTGCGAGAAGCTCACGTTGTCACTCCTGGTATTCAACGACGACGCGTTTCGTCACCGGATATCCCTGGCAAGTCAGCACCCACCCCTCGTCGACCTCGTCGGGCATCAACGCGGTGTTGGCCTGCATTTCCACCTGGCCCTCCTTGAGAAGCGCCATACAGGTGGCGCATTCGCCGGCCTCGCATGAAAAAGGCGGCGAGATCCCGGCTCGCCGGGCGGTCTCGAGCAGGCTCTCCCCCGCCGTGTACGGCTGTCGATACCGCCGGCCGTTCCAGGTGATGACGACCTCTTCGGTCGCCTCGCGGGCAGTCTGATCGCTGGGCGCCGTTGCGCGGAACTCCGCTGTCATTTGCCATAGCCTCACGTCGTTTTAGATACTATATATTATCGTACAGGATGGGTGCGGTCGTCTCGAGACGCGCCACCGAAGGTGGCTCACATGACCATCCCACCGTTGACGGCGTAAACCTGACCCGTGATGTACGAGGCGGCCTCGCTACAGAGGAAGGCGCAGGTCGCCGCTATCTCGTCGGCCGTCCCCTTTCTGCCGAGCGGGACACGGGTGGAGACGATCCCGTCGTCGGGAATGTTTCCCGCAGCCTGCGCGTGCCGGCTCATCGGAGTGTCGATCACCCCTGGAGGGACCGTGTTGACCGTGATGCCGCACGGCGCGAGTTCACGGGCAAGGGCCTTGGTCAGCGCGATGACACCGCCCTTGGCAGCCGAGTAGTGCG is part of the Mycobacterium mantenii genome and encodes:
- a CDS encoding 2Fe-2S iron-sulfur cluster-binding protein, coding for MTAEFRATAPSDQTAREATEEVVITWNGRRYRQPYTAGESLLETARRAGISPPFSCEAGECATCMALLKEGQVEMQANTALMPDEVDEGWVLTCQGYPVTKRVVVEYQE
- a CDS encoding cytochrome P450 encodes the protein MSRDFESVDFFRDEKLVSDPQPYYEYLRSKCPVHRESHHDVVMVTGYDEASAAFTDSDSLSACIAPGGPFPGFPVSLAGDDVADLIEQYRDQLPLSKEIMTMDPPQHTRHRALTRQHFTPRRVSETEQAMRGLADQEIDRFIDNGAVDLMHEFAAPYALMNICTLLGIPEEDWPEFRVEMLGEHRDRGLGSIKSEIARDAHSFVHDRFTRYIEDRRADPRDDILTRMATAPFPDGSTPTIEDVLQLASALFIGGSGTTAHLLGSAFLRIAEDPQLQQRLRDEPGLIPNFVEEVLRLEGPIKGTFRLTKVPTNIGGVEVPAGSTLMLVCAAAGRDPRHFDNPDDLDLGRQNARQHRSFGLGPHVCPGAALARAEARVGIESLLDRLDQIQINEAIHGPAGARRFNYLPTYQIRGLQELHLTFKSA
- a CDS encoding aromatic ring-hydroxylating oxygenase subunit alpha — encoded protein: MTSAQISGLTEAEAKGIETFEKPPVGSWTEAFGLDTGAIAYEDSFSREFYELETEAVFRRSWLNIGRVEDLPRRGSYFTKELRFLNASLLIIRGMDDEIRAFHNVCSHRGNQLVWDEFPGQETKGTCRAIACKFHGWRYGLDGSIQYVHNAAEFFDLEPERLGLPKVHLEVWAGFIFINLEKEPRHSLREFLGPDVVKLESYPFEKMTQTYVMESTIKANWKLFLDAFQEVYHVPYVHGKLNNPTGPATGVDKVPFMIPFFGKYGKHRLFTSGGQNANANVRSARPLDELFKGGFFGPIPVPDIGPLGDGINPARLPNWGLDSWQLYPNFVILCWSRNWYITYHYWPTDVNEHKFVFSAYFVPPRNATERLSQEYTISTMREFAIQDANTLAATQRMIETNARREFFLNDQEVLIRHLHKVVTDDVAAYRAELDSAGNGNGRNVNR